A portion of the Ricinus communis isolate WT05 ecotype wild-type chromosome 10, ASM1957865v1, whole genome shotgun sequence genome contains these proteins:
- the LOC8287078 gene encoding respiratory burst oxidase homolog protein B isoform X2 encodes MEIQEKHQQETWSETESNSSSRRFGYSGPMSGPLVTNAKNSSKKSARFKDEYVEITLDVRDDSVSVQNIRGGDSETAYLASQLEKKKNHPSLGSQLSFRLRQVSQELKRMTSNNKFDRVDRTKSGAARALKGLKFMSKNVGTEGWSEVEARFDKLSVDGALPKTKFGQCIGMNESSEFANELFDALARRRGITSASISKAQLHEFWEQITDHSFDARLQTFFDMVDKNADGRITEEEVKEIIALSASANKLSKIQERAEEYAALIMEELDPDNLGFVELYNLEMLLLQAPNQSTNLATDSRILSQILSQKLVPTKEHNPIKRWYKKLAYFVEDNWKRIWVMALWLGICAGLFTWKFIQYKHRAVFDVMGYCVTTAKGAAETTKFNMALILLPVCRNTITWLRSKTKLGMVVPFDDNINFHKVIAFGIAIGVGLHAGAHLTCDFPRLLHATDEEYEPMEPFFGEERPDNYWWFVKGTEGWTGVVMVVLMIIAYILAQPWFRRNRLNLPKTLKKLTGFNAFWYSHHLFVIVYALFIVHGYYLYLSKDWYKKTTWMYLAVPMGLYAIERLIRAFRSGYKSVKILKVAVYPGNVLALHMSKPQGFRYTSGQYIFVNCSAVSPFQWHPFSITSAPGDDYLSIHIRTLGDWTSQLKSVFSKVCQPASSNQSGLLRADVEKSGNKPRLPKLLIDGPYGAPAQDYKKYDVLLLVGLGIGATPLISIVKDVLNNIKQQKEKEEGIVENGINKGSKRKPFATRRAYFYWVTREQGSFEWFKGVMNEVAEYDQDKVIELHNYCTSVYEEGDARSALITMLQSIQHAKNGVDIVSETRVRTHFARPNWRKVFKHVAINYPDQRVCFIVGLLD; translated from the exons ATGGAGATTCAAGAGAAGCATCAACAGGAGACATGGTCGGAGACAGAAAGCAATAGCAGCAGCAGAAGATTTGGCTACAGCGGACCCATGAGCGGTCCATTAGTAACGAATGCAAAAAATAGCAGCAAGAAAAGCGCAAGATTCAAAGATGAGTACGTGGAAATCACACTGGACGTCCGGGACGACTCCGTTTCAGTACAGAACATAAGAGGGGGTGATTCTGAAACAGCATATCTTGCTAGTCAactagagaagaaaaagaatcatCCTTCGCTCGGATCTCAGCTGTCGTTCCGACTAAGGCAAGTCTCCCAAGAACTGAAGAGAATGACGTCTAATAATAAGTTCGACAGGGTTGACAGAACCAAGTCCGGAGCTGCTCGTGCTTTGAAAGGACTCAAGTTCATGTCCAAAAATGTCGGAACTGAAGGTTGGTCTGAAGTCGAAGCAAGGTTTGACAAGCTGTCTGTTGATGGAGCCCTTCCTAAAACAAAGTTTGGCCAATGCAtag GGATGAACGAATCAAGCGAATTTGCGAACGAACTGTTTGATGCATTGGCAAGGAGGAGAGGTATAACATCAGCTTCAATAAGCAAAGCtcaattgcatgaattctggGAACAAATTACAGACCACAGTTTTGATGCTAGGCTTCAGACCTTCTTTGACAT GGTGGACAAAAATGCAGATGGTAGAATAACAGAAGAGGAAGTGAAAGAG ATTATAGCTTTAAGTGCTTCTgctaataaattatcaaagaTTCAAGAAAGGGCAGAGGAGTATGCTGCTTTGATTATGGAAGAATTAGATCCAGACAATCTTGGATTTGTTGAG CTGTACAACTTAGAAATGCTACTTCTCCAAGCTCCAAACCAGTCAACAAACCTAGCAACAGATAGTCGAATTTTAAGCCAAATACTTAGCCAGAAGCTTGTGCCAACCAAGGAACATAACCCAATCAAGAGATGGTACAAAAAGCTAGCTTACTTTGTTGAGGACAATTGGAAGAGAATTTGGGTGATGGCGCTATGGCTAGGAATATGTGCAGGCCTCTTTACCTGGAAGTTCATTCAATATAAGCACCGAGCCGTTTTCGATGTCATGGGCTACTGTGTTACAACTGCTAAGGGTGCAGCTGAGACTACTAAGTTCAACATGGCACTAATTCTTTTGCCTGTGTGTAGAAATACCATTACTTGGCTTAGAAGCAAAACCAAGTTAGGGATGGTTGTTCCTTTTGATGATAATATCAACTTCCATAAG GTAATTGCATTTGGGATAGCTATTGGAGTTGGGTTGCATGCTGGAGCACATTTAACATGCGACTTCCCTAGGCTACTGCATGCCACCGATGAAGAATACGAGCCAATGGAGCCGTTCTTTGGCGAGGAGCGACCGGATAACTACTGGTGGTTCGTTAAAGGAACCGAGGGTTGGACCGGAGTGGTGATGGTGGTGCTGATGATTATAGCCTACATATTAGCCCAACCTTGGTTCCGCAGGAACAGGCTAAACCTCCCTAAAACCCTAAAGAAGCTCACCGGGTTCAACGCGTTTTGGTATTCACATCACTTATTTGTTATTGTCTATGCCCTCTTTATCGTCCATGGCTACTATCTTTACCTCTCCAAGGACTGGTACAAGAAAACA ACATGGATGTATCTTGCTGTTCCAATGGGATTATATGCCATTGAACGACTGATTCGTGCGTTTAGATCAGGTTATAAATCAGTGAAAATTTTGAAG GTGGCAGTCTACCCTGGAAATGTACTGGCATTGCACATGTCAAAACCACAAGGATTTAGGTACACTAGTGGCCAATATATATTCGTGAACTGTTCAGCTGTTTCCCCATTTCAATG GCATCCATTCTCGATTACTTCTGCTCCTGGAGATGATTATTTGAGCATCCACATTCGGACATTAGGTGATTGGACATCACAGCTCAAATCTGTTTTCTCTAAG GTGTGTCAGCCTGCATCGAGCAATCAAAGTGGTCTTTTAAGAGCGGATGTAGAAAAGAGCGGAAACAAACCAAg GTTGCCAAAGCTCTTAATCGACGGCCCTTATGGCGCACCAGCACAGGACTACAAGAAATATGATGTTCTCCTCCTGGTCGGACTTGGAATCGGTGCCACCCCTCTAATCAGCATAGTTAAGGATGTGCTTAACAACATTAAGCAgcagaaagagaaagaagaagggaTAGTAGAGAATGGCATTAATAAGGGTAGCAAGAGGAAGCCCTTTGCCACCAGACGAGCTTATTTTTACTGGGTGACTCGGGAGCAGGGCTCATTTGAGTGGTTCAAAGGTGTGATGAACGAAGTGGCTGAATATGATCAGGACAAAGTCATCGAGCTTCATAATTACTGCACGAGTGTTTATGAAGAAGGAGACGCTCGATCGGCTTTGATCACCATGCTTCAATCCATTCAGCATGCCAAAAATGGGGTTGACATAGTCTCTGAAACGCGTGTTAGGACCCATTTTGCTAGACCTAATTGGCGTAAAGTTTTCAAGCATGTAGCCATTAACTACCCTGATCAAAGG gtgtGTTTTATTGTGGGGCTCCTGGATTGA
- the LOC8287078 gene encoding respiratory burst oxidase homolog protein B isoform X1, producing the protein MEIQEKHQQETWSETESNSSSRRFGYSGPMSGPLVTNAKNSSKKSARFKDEYVEITLDVRDDSVSVQNIRGGDSETAYLASQLEKKKNHPSLGSQLSFRLRQVSQELKRMTSNNKFDRVDRTKSGAARALKGLKFMSKNVGTEGWSEVEARFDKLSVDGALPKTKFGQCIGMNESSEFANELFDALARRRGITSASISKAQLHEFWEQITDHSFDARLQTFFDMVDKNADGRITEEEVKEIIALSASANKLSKIQERAEEYAALIMEELDPDNLGFVELYNLEMLLLQAPNQSTNLATDSRILSQILSQKLVPTKEHNPIKRWYKKLAYFVEDNWKRIWVMALWLGICAGLFTWKFIQYKHRAVFDVMGYCVTTAKGAAETTKFNMALILLPVCRNTITWLRSKTKLGMVVPFDDNINFHKVIAFGIAIGVGLHAGAHLTCDFPRLLHATDEEYEPMEPFFGEERPDNYWWFVKGTEGWTGVVMVVLMIIAYILAQPWFRRNRLNLPKTLKKLTGFNAFWYSHHLFVIVYALFIVHGYYLYLSKDWYKKTTWMYLAVPMGLYAIERLIRAFRSGYKSVKILKVAVYPGNVLALHMSKPQGFRYTSGQYIFVNCSAVSPFQWHPFSITSAPGDDYLSIHIRTLGDWTSQLKSVFSKVCQPASSNQSGLLRADVEKSGNKPRLPKLLIDGPYGAPAQDYKKYDVLLLVGLGIGATPLISIVKDVLNNIKQQKEKEEGIVENGINKGSKRKPFATRRAYFYWVTREQGSFEWFKGVMNEVAEYDQDKVIELHNYCTSVYEEGDARSALITMLQSIQHAKNGVDIVSETRVRTHFARPNWRKVFKHVAINYPDQRVGVFYCGAPGLTGELRRLAQDFSRKTSTKFDFHKENF; encoded by the exons ATGGAGATTCAAGAGAAGCATCAACAGGAGACATGGTCGGAGACAGAAAGCAATAGCAGCAGCAGAAGATTTGGCTACAGCGGACCCATGAGCGGTCCATTAGTAACGAATGCAAAAAATAGCAGCAAGAAAAGCGCAAGATTCAAAGATGAGTACGTGGAAATCACACTGGACGTCCGGGACGACTCCGTTTCAGTACAGAACATAAGAGGGGGTGATTCTGAAACAGCATATCTTGCTAGTCAactagagaagaaaaagaatcatCCTTCGCTCGGATCTCAGCTGTCGTTCCGACTAAGGCAAGTCTCCCAAGAACTGAAGAGAATGACGTCTAATAATAAGTTCGACAGGGTTGACAGAACCAAGTCCGGAGCTGCTCGTGCTTTGAAAGGACTCAAGTTCATGTCCAAAAATGTCGGAACTGAAGGTTGGTCTGAAGTCGAAGCAAGGTTTGACAAGCTGTCTGTTGATGGAGCCCTTCCTAAAACAAAGTTTGGCCAATGCAtag GGATGAACGAATCAAGCGAATTTGCGAACGAACTGTTTGATGCATTGGCAAGGAGGAGAGGTATAACATCAGCTTCAATAAGCAAAGCtcaattgcatgaattctggGAACAAATTACAGACCACAGTTTTGATGCTAGGCTTCAGACCTTCTTTGACAT GGTGGACAAAAATGCAGATGGTAGAATAACAGAAGAGGAAGTGAAAGAG ATTATAGCTTTAAGTGCTTCTgctaataaattatcaaagaTTCAAGAAAGGGCAGAGGAGTATGCTGCTTTGATTATGGAAGAATTAGATCCAGACAATCTTGGATTTGTTGAG CTGTACAACTTAGAAATGCTACTTCTCCAAGCTCCAAACCAGTCAACAAACCTAGCAACAGATAGTCGAATTTTAAGCCAAATACTTAGCCAGAAGCTTGTGCCAACCAAGGAACATAACCCAATCAAGAGATGGTACAAAAAGCTAGCTTACTTTGTTGAGGACAATTGGAAGAGAATTTGGGTGATGGCGCTATGGCTAGGAATATGTGCAGGCCTCTTTACCTGGAAGTTCATTCAATATAAGCACCGAGCCGTTTTCGATGTCATGGGCTACTGTGTTACAACTGCTAAGGGTGCAGCTGAGACTACTAAGTTCAACATGGCACTAATTCTTTTGCCTGTGTGTAGAAATACCATTACTTGGCTTAGAAGCAAAACCAAGTTAGGGATGGTTGTTCCTTTTGATGATAATATCAACTTCCATAAG GTAATTGCATTTGGGATAGCTATTGGAGTTGGGTTGCATGCTGGAGCACATTTAACATGCGACTTCCCTAGGCTACTGCATGCCACCGATGAAGAATACGAGCCAATGGAGCCGTTCTTTGGCGAGGAGCGACCGGATAACTACTGGTGGTTCGTTAAAGGAACCGAGGGTTGGACCGGAGTGGTGATGGTGGTGCTGATGATTATAGCCTACATATTAGCCCAACCTTGGTTCCGCAGGAACAGGCTAAACCTCCCTAAAACCCTAAAGAAGCTCACCGGGTTCAACGCGTTTTGGTATTCACATCACTTATTTGTTATTGTCTATGCCCTCTTTATCGTCCATGGCTACTATCTTTACCTCTCCAAGGACTGGTACAAGAAAACA ACATGGATGTATCTTGCTGTTCCAATGGGATTATATGCCATTGAACGACTGATTCGTGCGTTTAGATCAGGTTATAAATCAGTGAAAATTTTGAAG GTGGCAGTCTACCCTGGAAATGTACTGGCATTGCACATGTCAAAACCACAAGGATTTAGGTACACTAGTGGCCAATATATATTCGTGAACTGTTCAGCTGTTTCCCCATTTCAATG GCATCCATTCTCGATTACTTCTGCTCCTGGAGATGATTATTTGAGCATCCACATTCGGACATTAGGTGATTGGACATCACAGCTCAAATCTGTTTTCTCTAAG GTGTGTCAGCCTGCATCGAGCAATCAAAGTGGTCTTTTAAGAGCGGATGTAGAAAAGAGCGGAAACAAACCAAg GTTGCCAAAGCTCTTAATCGACGGCCCTTATGGCGCACCAGCACAGGACTACAAGAAATATGATGTTCTCCTCCTGGTCGGACTTGGAATCGGTGCCACCCCTCTAATCAGCATAGTTAAGGATGTGCTTAACAACATTAAGCAgcagaaagagaaagaagaagggaTAGTAGAGAATGGCATTAATAAGGGTAGCAAGAGGAAGCCCTTTGCCACCAGACGAGCTTATTTTTACTGGGTGACTCGGGAGCAGGGCTCATTTGAGTGGTTCAAAGGTGTGATGAACGAAGTGGCTGAATATGATCAGGACAAAGTCATCGAGCTTCATAATTACTGCACGAGTGTTTATGAAGAAGGAGACGCTCGATCGGCTTTGATCACCATGCTTCAATCCATTCAGCATGCCAAAAATGGGGTTGACATAGTCTCTGAAACGCGTGTTAGGACCCATTTTGCTAGACCTAATTGGCGTAAAGTTTTCAAGCATGTAGCCATTAACTACCCTGATCAAAGGGTTG gtgtGTTTTATTGTGGGGCTCCTGGATTGACCGGAGAATTGAGAAGACTAGCTCAAGACTTTTCCCGGAAAACTTCTACCAAGTTTGATTTTCATAAAGAGAATTTCTGA
- the LOC8287079 gene encoding heavy metal-associated isoprenylated plant protein 35, whose translation MATEGKPEAKTEPKPTETNKETVAAEENQEPPLKYKTWVLKVSIHCEGCKRKVKKILTNIDGVYATEIDLRQQKVTVIGNVDGGTLIKKLVKAGKHAELWPEKADSKEKKKGKSKNKNKDKKEKDKQSDQESGEEGGDKKEKETVKTEVVIIQDPSRVASENANTSKNNTEFVHVCKPTDGGGATPKPGVQFKEVKLEVKQPVNPPAGSQSPVADKKGCSESEGNPEKNGSGGSSGSASGGKKKKKKGHKGNNNNNNNNGDEGEHSCDAPAGIGSPSHGHGPGQGHGQGPAPYPANHSPPPHPMYQYPPHYYAPPPVYTVSYNAMQSSASYGASVYPPSSSYVYMHPGMAASEPPPSDSDSYPSQPSDSFEIFSDENPNACSIM comes from the exons ATGGCTACAGAAGGAAAGCCAGAAGCAAAAACTGAACCAAAACCAacagaaactaataaagaaacAGTAGCAGCAGAAGAAAATCAAGAACCACCTCTCAAGTACAAG ACATGGGTCTTGAAAGTGTCAATCCATTGTGAAGGCTGCAAAAGGAAAGTGAAGAAAATCTTAACAAACATTGATG GTGTTTACGCTACAGAAATTGATTTAAGACAACAAAAGGTGACAGTAATTGGAAATGTAGACGGAGGAACTTTGATCAAGAAGCTAGTAAAGGCAGGGAAACATGCAGAGCTATGGCCTGAAAAAGCTGACagcaaagagaaaaagaaaggaaaatcaaagaacaaaaataaagataaaaaagaaaaagataaacaaaGCGACCAAGAAAGCGGTGAAGAAGGTGGtgataaaaaagagaaagaaactgTCAAAACTGAGGTAGTAATTATTCAAGACCCATCTAGAGTAGCAAGTGAGAATGCAAACACCAGTAAAAACAACACCGAGTTCGTTCATGTTTGCAAGCCAACAGATGGAGGCGGTGCCACCCCTAAACCAGGTGTTCAATTCAAGGAGGTGAAGCTTGAGGTTAAGCAACCTGTTAACCCACCAGCGGGTAGCCAGTCGCCGGTGGCTGACAAGAAAGGCTGCAGCGAAAGCGAGGGTAATCCTGAGAAAAATGGAAGCGGCGGTAGCAGTGGCAGTGCCAGTGGAggtaaaaagaagaaaaagaaggggcataaaggaaataataataataataataacaatggcGATGAGGGTGAACATTCTTGTGATGCACCAGCAGGCATCGGATCACCTAGTCATGGTCATGGTCCTGGTCAAGGTCATGGTCAAGGTCCTGCTCCATATCCTGCCAATCACAGCCCTCCACCACACCCTATGTACCAGTACCCACCACATTACTATGCACCTCCTCCTGTATACACAGTCAGTTACAATGCAATGCAGTCCAGTGCAAGCTACGGTGCATCCGTTTATCCTCCATCGTCTTCGTACGTGTATATGCATCCGGGGATGGCAGCAAGCGAACCTCCACCATCTGATTCGGACTCGTATCCATCACAACCGTCAGATTCATTCGAGATATTCAGTGATGAAAATCCTAATGCATGCTCAATTATGTGA